The window TACTGATTAATTCTTTGGCTATTTTATAATGATATTTAGTGGGAACCACAACACTGGCAGCATCTATTTCATTAATAATCTCTTTGCACGAACGGTAATATTTTGTTTTGCAACGCTTAGCAACAGCCTCACCCTGCACACTGTCAGTATCAACCACACCGCAGAGATTGACTTCCGGCATGTCGGCATAGATACGAGCGTGCTCTTTACCGATGTGACCAACTCCAATTACAGCTATATTTAATATTCTCTTGTCCACTTATCTCTCTATTAATTCACCTTATACCGGCCTCAAAGACTCTCTGTGCCTTCCAGATTTCCCTTTATCAACATCTTTAAAAAATTTCACCAGCACCTCAATTTCCGGCAGCAAATTCTTTTGATTCTCTAATTCAGCCAAAATCTGATTCCTGTTTAAGGTTTCGGAACGGAACAATTGCCTAAATGCATCCTTTATCGCGCTGATTAACTCCGTCGAAAAACCCGACCTTTCAAGACCAACAGTATTGACTTGCCGTACTTTGGCAGGATGCCCCTCAACAATCATATAGGGAGGAACATCCTGCACTATTCTTGTAAGCCCCCCTACGTATGAATATTGCCCAATGGTTGCAAACGGTTGTATGGCAGCATATCCCATCAATTTTGCAAATTTTTCCACCTTTACATGGCCTCCCAGAAGGACACCATTGGCGAGCAGAACATTGTCTTTG is drawn from Candidatus Scalindua sp. and contains these coding sequences:
- the lpxA gene encoding acyl-ACP--UDP-N-acetylglucosamine O-acyltransferase codes for the protein MKIHPTAIIHPEADIGRDVEIGPFSVIDQRVKIGDGSVVRNNVTITGNTSIGEKNVVYPYSVIGSEPQDFKYQGEQTKLTIGNNNIFRECITVNTGTVKGGGETLIGDNNFFMACSHIAHDCIIKDNVLLANGVLLGGHVKVEKFAKLMGYAAIQPFATIGQYSYVGGLTRIVQDVPPYMIVEGHPAKVRQVNTVGLERSGFSTELISAIKDAFRQLFRSETLNRNQILAELENQKNLLPEIEVLVKFFKDVDKGKSGRHRESLRPV